The sequence below is a genomic window from Desulfonatronum thioautotrophicum.
TTGTACTCGAGATCTGGGTTGGAAATTTAAAATTTTGGCGGTGCACTACCAGATGGTGTTCAGCTGATGATTGTCATTGTTTACATTGTCTTGGACGTTGACTATGGGCATTGGATGCCGAAAGCTCGGGAGCCATGAGCAAACAACGGTACATTTTACGACCATGTTGCTGGCGAGGATAAACCGTTTAGCCTTCAGGAGGACAACAATGACTCGGAGTCTCAATTGTGTTTTTACCGGAAAGTCCGCGAGCGCCATGCCAGGCGGAGAGTTTAAGGAATGGATCATGAATGAAGCAAAAAATCTCTCCATCACCGGCTGGGTGCGCAGTCTGCATGACGATCGACTTGAGGTTCTGGCTCAAGGAAGCGACGAGAATCTCCAGGAGTTGCGCGTCCGCATTCTTCAAGGGCCACCGTTGAGCAAGGTTACAGATCTGGAGTGCAAGTGGATTGAGTATGAGAAGGCCTTTACCTCTTTTGAGATGCGCCAGTAACCTTATGCACATAAGAGGGGTGGCTGGTTGTGACCAGCCCGCCACCCGTTCAAGCCGGTTCACCTGGGCCGGCTTGAATCATTTTGGGCAGATTTCAATGTCCTCGATTTTATGGAAAAAATATTTCTTTTAAATTTCTGAATTTTTTTGTTGACAGTTGCCGGGTGTTCTTTTAGATACTGACGTTTCGCGGCGAGCACTTCCGGCTGATGAGTTTGGGTCGGTTTTTTGGTTTGTCGTGATCGAGTTCTTTGACAATGAAATAGCGAGGGGGAAGAGAAGATGTGGATTTAAAGCCATGTTTTCATTTTGA
It includes:
- a CDS encoding acylphosphatase, which produces MPGGEFKEWIMNEAKNLSITGWVRSLHDDRLEVLAQGSDENLQELRVRILQGPPLSKVTDLECKWIEYEKAFTSFEMRQ